One genomic window of Thalassolituus hydrocarboniclasticus includes the following:
- a CDS encoding BolA family protein, giving the protein MSPAEILQILQTESPEVSWHVDGDGYKYEVEAVGDVFDGLNAVKRQQFVYRVLNPYIADGRIHAVTIRTYTPAEKAE; this is encoded by the coding sequence ATGTCCCCGGCGGAAATTCTGCAAATTCTGCAAACAGAATCCCCTGAAGTGAGCTGGCACGTTGATGGTGACGGCTATAAATACGAAGTAGAAGCCGTTGGCGATGTGTTTGATGGCCTCAATGCCGTTAAACGCCAACAGTTCGTTTATCGTGTGCTTAATCCTTACATTGCGGATGGTCGTATTCATGCGGTCACCATCCGTACCTATACGCCTGCTGAAAAAGCCGAATAA
- a CDS encoding KpsF/GutQ family sugar-phosphate isomerase, translating into MTTDMNFDFLQSARRTIKLEQEAIAQLEGRLTDDFATACQLILNCEGRIVVTGMGKSGHIGNKMAATLASTGTPAFFVHPGEASHGDMGMIQPSDVVIALSNSGETGEVTSLLPLLKRLGTALISMTGNPQSTLGRAANAHLNTGVNQEACPLNLAPTSSTTCALVMGDALAVALLEARGFTAEDFAFSHPGGSLGRRLLLKVEDIMHGGEQIPVVSPSATLSEALLVVTSKGLGMTTVQDNGKLAGIFTDGDLRRAIDHGVDIHTATMADVMTPGGKTTTPGTLAAEALKLMEDNKINALVVKDGDATVGVINMHDMLRAGVI; encoded by the coding sequence ATGACCACTGATATGAATTTCGATTTTCTGCAATCTGCCCGCCGCACCATCAAACTGGAACAGGAGGCCATTGCACAGCTGGAAGGTCGCCTGACCGATGATTTTGCCACCGCCTGTCAGCTGATCCTGAACTGTGAAGGCCGCATCGTGGTCACCGGCATGGGTAAGTCCGGCCATATTGGCAACAAGATGGCGGCAACCCTGGCCAGTACCGGCACGCCGGCGTTTTTTGTGCATCCGGGTGAAGCCAGTCATGGCGACATGGGCATGATTCAGCCGTCCGATGTGGTTATCGCTTTATCCAACTCCGGCGAAACCGGCGAAGTCACCAGCCTGCTGCCACTGCTCAAGCGTCTGGGCACCGCTCTGATCAGCATGACCGGCAATCCGCAGTCGACGCTCGGCCGTGCTGCCAACGCTCATTTGAATACCGGCGTGAATCAGGAAGCCTGCCCGCTCAATCTGGCACCAACCTCCTCCACTACCTGCGCTTTAGTCATGGGCGATGCACTGGCGGTTGCCCTGCTGGAAGCCCGCGGTTTCACCGCCGAAGACTTTGCCTTCTCTCATCCGGGTGGCTCCCTTGGCCGCCGCCTGCTGCTGAAAGTGGAAGACATCATGCACGGTGGCGAGCAGATTCCGGTGGTATCCCCTTCTGCCACGCTGTCTGAAGCCCTGCTGGTTGTGACCTCCAAAGGTCTGGGCATGACCACCGTACAGGACAACGGCAAGCTGGCCGGTATTTTCACCGATGGCGACCTGCGCCGCGCAATCGATCACGGCGTTGATATTCACACCGCCACCATGGCCGATGTGATGACTCCGGGTGGCAAAACCACCACACCCGGCACTCTGGCGGCGGAAGCACTGAAGCTGATGGAAGACAACAAGATCAACGCTCTGGTCGTAAAAGACGGTGACGCAACCGTCGGCGTCATCAATATGCACGACATGTTACGCGCGGGCGTGATCTGA
- a CDS encoding MlaC/ttg2D family ABC transporter substrate-binding protein — protein MRSLLLVLLLCLMPWAVSHATGSGELAEQAHDVVRAATEKVVVSISKNRDIYETDKARFFWELEDVLGPMVDFQRLTRRIMGSHYRDATPEQRKRFAMVFKRSLLDSYALALLEFDDYQVRVLPPKTDVENTLRNTLVDLEVVTSAGQVFPITQSMYFHHHAQRWMAQNVIVNGINVGKLFAEQFEQMVQERDGDIGAAIESWSASLQEQGRQLRKQARASDARDKQTEDRP, from the coding sequence ATGCGTAGTTTGTTGTTGGTATTGCTGCTGTGTTTGATGCCGTGGGCTGTGAGCCATGCCACCGGCTCCGGAGAGCTGGCAGAGCAGGCTCATGATGTGGTGCGGGCCGCTACCGAGAAAGTGGTCGTGTCGATCAGCAAAAACCGCGATATCTACGAGACGGATAAAGCGCGTTTTTTCTGGGAGCTGGAAGATGTGCTTGGCCCGATGGTCGACTTTCAGCGCCTGACCCGGCGCATTATGGGAAGCCATTACCGTGACGCTACACCGGAGCAGCGCAAACGCTTTGCCATGGTATTTAAACGCAGCCTGCTGGACTCCTACGCGCTGGCGCTGCTTGAATTTGATGATTATCAGGTGCGGGTGCTGCCGCCAAAAACGGACGTGGAAAATACCCTGCGCAACACCCTGGTCGATCTGGAAGTTGTGACTTCCGCAGGTCAGGTATTTCCTATTACCCAGAGCATGTATTTTCACCATCATGCCCAGCGCTGGATGGCGCAGAACGTAATTGTTAACGGCATTAATGTTGGCAAGCTGTTCGCCGAGCAATTTGAGCAGATGGTACAGGAGCGTGATGGCGATATTGGTGCCGCGATAGAAAGCTGGAGCGCCAGCCTGCAGGAGCAGGGCCGCCAATTACGCAAACAAGCCCGGGCTTCTGATGCCCGCGATAAGCAGACTGAGGACAGACCATGA
- a CDS encoding calcium/sodium antiporter: MLTAYAAVIAGLIILVWSADKFVIGAAASARRLGMSPLLVGLTIVAMGTSAPEMFVSAVASLDGAGNLAIGNALGSNITNIALVLGITALISPIPLQKKLLKKELPLLILISIIGGLTLADLELNLTDAIILFSAMAVALYLMFLDTSESGEAIVDEDEAAEIENTPMRTAVFWLVTGLIALMLSSKLLVWGATEIARAYGVSDLVIGLTIVAIGTSLPELAASVASALKGHHDIAIGNVIGSNIFNLLTVMPIPGLLAVTVVDPLALYRDYAVMMALTLALLVLFLISYRKGTLGRFAGLFLTTSYAGYLASLFYMANS; encoded by the coding sequence ATGCTCACAGCCTATGCTGCCGTTATTGCTGGTCTTATTATTCTGGTTTGGAGTGCTGACAAGTTTGTTATTGGCGCTGCAGCTTCCGCCCGCCGCCTGGGCATGTCGCCTCTGTTAGTTGGCCTGACCATCGTTGCCATGGGCACCTCCGCGCCGGAGATGTTCGTTTCCGCGGTGGCTTCCCTCGACGGTGCAGGCAACCTCGCTATTGGTAATGCCCTCGGTTCAAACATCACCAACATCGCTCTGGTGCTGGGCATCACTGCACTGATCAGCCCGATTCCACTGCAGAAAAAACTGCTGAAGAAAGAGCTGCCATTGCTGATTCTGATCAGCATCATCGGTGGTCTGACACTGGCCGACCTCGAACTGAACCTGACCGACGCCATCATTTTATTCAGCGCCATGGCTGTAGCCCTGTACCTGATGTTTCTTGATACCAGCGAATCCGGTGAAGCCATTGTCGATGAAGACGAAGCCGCCGAGATTGAAAATACCCCAATGCGTACCGCCGTGTTCTGGCTGGTAACCGGTCTGATCGCGCTGATGTTAAGTTCCAAGCTGCTGGTCTGGGGCGCCACCGAAATTGCCCGCGCCTATGGTGTCAGTGATCTGGTGATCGGCCTGACCATTGTTGCCATCGGCACCAGCCTGCCGGAACTGGCAGCCTCTGTTGCCAGCGCCCTGAAAGGCCACCACGATATCGCCATCGGTAACGTGATCGGCTCCAACATTTTTAACCTGCTGACCGTCATGCCGATCCCGGGCCTGCTGGCCGTAACCGTGGTTGATCCACTGGCGCTGTACCGCGACTATGCCGTGATGATGGCACTGACTCTTGCTCTGTTGGTTCTGTTTTTAATCAGTTATCGTAAGGGCACTCTCGGACGTTTCGCCGGTCTGTTCCTCACCACCAGCTACGCTGGCTATCTGGCATCCCTGTTTTATATGGCTAACTCATGA
- a CDS encoding RNA polymerase factor sigma-54, translating to MKASLQLKMGQHLTMTPQLQQAIRLLQLSTLDLQQEIQEALDSNPMLEVEEHEHDDLPDLSRNSDHDTSTSHEVSSQDDSHNDTPELDEQWSQEQLPDDLPVDSQWEDTYQTTASVASGSSSNAIDDDFDYDSRHASTEDLQDHLLWQLNLTPMSDTDREIALMLIDGVDDDGYLHTTVEDILESMDPALDVEEDEVMAVLHRLQQFDPAGAFARDLRECLLLQLQQLPAETPWLNEAKMVIRDYIELLGSKDYPTLMRKTKLREDDLKAVLRLIKELNPKPGAGISAEQAEYVVPDVLVRNIRDEWRVELNPEIAPKLRVNADYASLVRRSDNSTDNAFLRDHLQEARWFIKSLQSRNETLLKVATKIVEYQIEFFEQGEEAMKPLVLHDIAEAVGMHESTISRVTTQKYMHTPRGIFELKYFFSSHVSTDGGGECSSTAIRAMIKKLIAEENARKPLSDNKIAAVLGEKGIQVARRTVAKYREAMMIPPSNERKQLI from the coding sequence ATGAAAGCGTCTCTTCAGTTAAAGATGGGTCAGCACCTGACCATGACCCCTCAGTTGCAACAAGCCATCCGCCTGCTTCAGCTGTCTACCCTCGACCTGCAGCAGGAGATTCAGGAAGCCCTCGATTCCAATCCGATGCTCGAAGTCGAAGAACACGAGCACGATGACCTGCCCGACCTGTCCCGCAACAGCGATCACGACACCAGCACCAGCCACGAAGTCAGCAGTCAGGACGACAGCCATAACGACACCCCAGAGCTGGACGAACAGTGGTCACAGGAACAGCTACCCGACGACCTGCCGGTCGACAGTCAGTGGGAAGACACCTACCAGACCACCGCCAGCGTTGCCTCCGGCAGCAGCAGTAATGCCATCGACGACGATTTCGACTACGACTCACGTCATGCCAGCACCGAAGATCTGCAGGACCATCTGCTGTGGCAGCTTAACCTGACTCCGATGTCGGACACCGACCGCGAAATTGCCCTGATGCTGATTGATGGCGTGGATGACGACGGCTACCTGCATACCACCGTTGAAGATATTCTGGAAAGCATGGACCCCGCACTGGACGTCGAAGAAGACGAAGTGATGGCCGTGCTGCACCGCCTGCAACAGTTTGATCCCGCAGGCGCGTTCGCCCGCGACCTACGTGAATGCCTGCTGCTGCAACTGCAGCAACTGCCGGCAGAGACCCCATGGCTGAACGAAGCCAAAATGGTTATCCGCGACTATATCGAGTTGCTGGGCAGCAAAGATTACCCAACGCTGATGCGCAAAACCAAGCTGCGCGAAGATGACCTCAAAGCAGTACTGCGCCTGATCAAAGAACTCAATCCCAAGCCGGGTGCCGGTATCAGTGCCGAGCAGGCCGAGTACGTAGTGCCCGACGTACTGGTACGCAACATCCGTGACGAATGGCGGGTTGAACTGAATCCGGAAATCGCCCCCAAGCTGCGAGTGAATGCTGACTACGCCTCACTGGTCCGCCGCTCCGATAACAGCACCGATAACGCTTTCCTGCGCGATCACCTGCAGGAAGCGCGCTGGTTTATCAAAAGCCTGCAAAGCCGCAATGAAACCCTGCTGAAAGTGGCCACCAAAATCGTCGAATATCAGATCGAATTCTTCGAACAGGGCGAGGAAGCGATGAAGCCGCTGGTTCTGCACGATATCGCCGAAGCCGTTGGTATGCATGAATCCACCATTTCCCGGGTAACCACCCAGAAATACATGCACACCCCGCGCGGTATCTTCGAGCTGAAGTACTTTTTCTCCAGCCATGTCAGCACCGATGGCGGTGGCGAATGTTCCTCTACCGCAATCCGTGCCATGATTAAAAAACTGATTGCCGAAGAAAATGCGCGCAAGCCGCTGAGCGACAACAAAATCGCCGCAGTGCTGGGCGAAAAAGGCATTCAGGTCGCACGGCGCACGGTGGCCAAATACCGTGAAGCCATGATGATTCCGCCTTCAAATGAACGTAAACAATTGATTTAA
- the lptB gene encoding LPS export ABC transporter ATP-binding protein: MKTLKAENLAKSYNGREVVKDVSMSVQSGQIVGLLGPNGAGKTTCFYMIVNLVQADKGRIRIDDEDISHLPMHGRAQKGIGYLPQEASIFRKLSVADNILAILETRKDLNRAQRLEKLEELLNEFHIQHIRNSLGMALSGGERRRVEIARALAAEPSFILLDEPFAGVDPISVADIMDIIRQLKARGIGVLITDHNVRETLAICEKAYIVGGGHIIAEGTAEQVLASEQVRKVYLGEDFRL; the protein is encoded by the coding sequence ATGAAAACCCTGAAAGCCGAAAATCTGGCCAAAAGTTATAACGGCCGGGAGGTGGTGAAAGACGTATCCATGTCAGTGCAAAGCGGGCAAATCGTCGGCCTGCTGGGGCCCAACGGCGCCGGCAAAACCACCTGTTTCTACATGATTGTGAACCTGGTACAGGCCGACAAGGGCCGCATCAGAATTGACGACGAAGACATCAGCCATCTGCCGATGCACGGCCGGGCGCAGAAAGGCATCGGCTATCTGCCACAGGAAGCCTCCATTTTCCGCAAGCTGAGCGTAGCCGATAACATCCTCGCCATTCTCGAAACCCGCAAAGACCTCAACCGCGCACAGCGCCTGGAAAAGCTGGAAGAGCTGCTGAATGAGTTCCATATTCAGCATATCCGCAACAGCCTTGGCATGGCGCTGTCCGGTGGTGAAAGACGCCGGGTCGAGATTGCCCGCGCGCTGGCGGCTGAACCGTCCTTTATTCTGCTCGATGAACCCTTCGCCGGGGTTGACCCGATTTCTGTAGCTGACATCATGGACATCATCCGACAACTCAAGGCGCGTGGCATCGGCGTACTGATTACCGACCACAACGTACGGGAAACTCTGGCTATCTGTGAGAAAGCCTATATTGTCGGAGGGGGCCACATCATCGCCGAAGGCACCGCTGAACAGGTATTGGCCAGCGAGCAGGTGCGCAAGGTATATCTGGGCGAGGACTTCCGCCTGTGA
- the mlaD gene encoding outer membrane lipid asymmetry maintenance protein MlaD: MRMRYIEITVGAFMVMGIVALVLMAFRVSGLSLQDAGDTYTIKARFENLGGLTERAKVSMSGVTIGRVTKVYLDPEWYSAVVEMEISKTMSTLTKDTSAAILTAGLLGEKYIGLTVGAEEEYLQSGDWIEDTQSALVLEELIGRFLFNKAEEG, encoded by the coding sequence ATGCGCATGCGTTATATCGAAATTACCGTCGGAGCCTTTATGGTGATGGGGATTGTGGCTCTGGTGCTGATGGCGTTCCGCGTCAGTGGCCTGTCACTGCAGGATGCCGGTGATACTTACACCATCAAGGCACGCTTTGAGAATCTGGGTGGTCTGACTGAGCGCGCTAAAGTGTCGATGTCCGGTGTCACCATTGGCCGGGTGACCAAGGTGTATCTCGACCCTGAGTGGTACTCTGCCGTGGTGGAAATGGAAATCAGCAAAACCATGAGCACGCTCACCAAAGATACTTCGGCGGCTATTTTGACCGCAGGTCTGCTGGGAGAGAAGTACATCGGCCTGACGGTTGGTGCTGAAGAGGAATACCTGCAGAGTGGTGACTGGATTGAAGACACTCAGTCAGCTTTGGTATTGGAAGAGCTGATCGGCCGCTTCCTGTTTAATAAGGCCGAAGAGGGCTGA
- the lptA gene encoding lipopolysaccharide transport periplasmic protein LptA: MFRNNYHFLAGLLLLCCTSVTSALPDDWQQEMTILSDHAELDRKAGVVIYQGNVVLTQGTMRIESERLLIIRSGNALEKAIAEGTAKQPARYQQQINPGKPLTKAHGQRIDYFAQLREITIQGNARLEQDGNLFSGERILYDMTKETVSASGGTSTSAQGGNENDKQRIKVVIQPQAPAEPATGTDSKPAQE; this comes from the coding sequence ATGTTCCGCAATAATTACCACTTTCTGGCCGGCCTGCTGTTACTGTGCTGCACGTCGGTTACGAGCGCGTTACCCGATGACTGGCAGCAGGAAATGACCATTCTTTCTGACCACGCCGAGCTGGACCGTAAAGCCGGAGTGGTCATTTATCAGGGCAACGTCGTGCTTACTCAGGGAACGATGCGTATTGAATCGGAGCGCCTGCTGATTATCCGCTCCGGCAATGCGCTGGAAAAAGCCATTGCCGAAGGAACAGCGAAGCAACCCGCACGCTATCAGCAACAGATCAATCCCGGTAAACCACTGACCAAAGCCCACGGTCAGCGCATTGATTACTTTGCCCAGCTGCGGGAAATCACCATTCAGGGCAATGCCCGGCTGGAACAGGACGGCAACCTGTTCAGTGGTGAGCGCATTCTCTATGACATGACCAAAGAAACCGTCAGCGCCAGTGGCGGCACCAGCACCTCTGCCCAGGGCGGCAACGAAAACGACAAACAACGGATTAAAGTTGTGATTCAGCCACAGGCTCCGGCCGAACCGGCAACCGGCACTGACAGCAAGCCAGCACAGGAATAA
- the ptsN gene encoding PTS IIA-like nitrogen regulatory protein PtsN: MDIRIEDILTPERTLIDAPVSSKKKLLEYLAGFIAEQLSDSSADDIYERLLGRERLGSTGIGEGIAIPHCRLKQCDQAMGVLLRLVEPVDYDAIDRKPVDLVFALLVPEEATEQHLQVLAMLARNFSEPAYREALRKAPDAQRFYQRALSGQPG; this comes from the coding sequence ATGGACATTCGCATCGAGGATATCCTCACACCGGAACGCACCCTGATTGACGCACCGGTGTCCAGTAAGAAGAAATTACTGGAGTACCTGGCAGGTTTTATCGCTGAGCAACTCAGCGACAGCTCCGCCGACGATATTTACGAGCGATTACTCGGCCGGGAACGCCTTGGCAGCACCGGGATTGGCGAGGGTATCGCCATTCCCCACTGCCGCCTGAAGCAGTGCGACCAGGCCATGGGCGTACTGCTGCGTCTGGTGGAACCGGTGGATTACGACGCCATTGACCGTAAGCCGGTCGATCTGGTGTTTGCTCTGCTGGTTCCCGAAGAAGCCACTGAACAGCACCTGCAGGTGCTGGCCATGCTGGCACGCAACTTCAGCGAGCCGGCCTACCGCGAGGCACTGCGCAAAGCGCCGGATGCGCAACGGTTTTATCAGCGGGCACTGAGCGGACAACCGGGCTGA
- a CDS encoding ABC transporter ATP-binding protein — translation MSVSQPYVSVRGMSFSRGDRLIYNNMDVDFPRGKVTAIMGPSGTGKTTLLRLIGGQLLPDSGTIMVDGHNVPTLPRKELFDLRRKKMGMLFQTGALFTDLNVFDNVAFPLRVHTDLPESMIRDLVLMKLEAVGLRGARHLSPAELSGGMARRVALARSIAMDPEIIMYDEPFTGLDPISMGMIVKLIRGLNEALGLTSLLVSHDVEESCAIADYLCLLSDGRVIGFGTPEELINEGNDEVRQFLRGEPDGPVPFHYPADDYRSDILAGVN, via the coding sequence ATGTCCGTCAGTCAGCCCTACGTCTCTGTTCGTGGAATGAGTTTCAGCCGTGGTGACCGGCTGATTTACAACAATATGGATGTGGATTTTCCGCGTGGCAAAGTGACGGCCATTATGGGACCGAGTGGCACGGGTAAAACCACGTTGCTGCGTCTGATTGGCGGTCAGCTGTTACCGGACAGCGGTACCATCATGGTGGACGGACACAATGTGCCGACGCTGCCACGCAAAGAACTGTTTGATCTGCGCCGCAAAAAAATGGGCATGCTGTTTCAGACCGGCGCCCTGTTCACCGACCTTAATGTTTTCGATAACGTCGCTTTTCCGCTGCGTGTTCACACCGACTTACCGGAATCCATGATCCGTGATCTGGTGTTGATGAAACTCGAGGCGGTTGGTCTGCGCGGTGCGCGACATCTTTCTCCGGCCGAGTTATCCGGCGGCATGGCGCGTCGGGTCGCGCTGGCGCGTTCCATTGCCATGGACCCGGAAATCATTATGTACGACGAGCCTTTTACCGGCCTCGATCCTATTTCTATGGGCATGATCGTTAAGCTGATCCGTGGTCTTAATGAAGCGCTGGGACTGACCAGCCTGCTGGTGTCCCACGATGTCGAAGAGTCCTGTGCTATCGCGGACTACCTGTGCCTGCTGTCCGATGGCCGCGTGATTGGCTTCGGCACTCCGGAAGAATTAATCAATGAAGGTAACGATGAGGTACGCCAGTTTCTGCGTGGCGAACCGGATGGTCCTGTGCCTTTCCATTATCCGGCGGATGATTACCGCAGCGATATTCTGGCGGGAGTGAATTAA
- the hpf gene encoding ribosome hibernation-promoting factor, HPF/YfiA family, translated as MKINISGHHVDVTESLQVYVDEKMSKLGRHFDNITNGQVTLTVIKERMIAEATIHVSGADLHASAEHDDMYAAIDQMTDKLDRQVLKHKEKLVARQHGQG; from the coding sequence ATGAAGATCAATATCAGCGGTCACCACGTTGACGTTACCGAATCTCTGCAAGTGTACGTAGACGAAAAAATGTCCAAGCTGGGACGCCACTTTGACAACATCACCAACGGCCAGGTAACCCTGACCGTTATTAAAGAGCGCATGATTGCTGAAGCCACCATTCACGTCAGTGGTGCTGACTTGCACGCCAGCGCCGAGCACGATGATATGTATGCGGCCATCGACCAGATGACAGACAAGCTCGACCGTCAGGTTCTGAAGCACAAAGAAAAACTGGTGGCGCGGCAACACGGACAAGGCTGA
- the mlaE gene encoding lipid asymmetry maintenance ABC transporter permease subunit MlaE, which translates to MLGKLLEQLQAVGRSGTAAIEAIGRGTLLLKNSLFWGGPGSAGFYDLLKQIYSVGVRSLIIIVVAGFFVGMVLGLQGYNILIDFGSEAALGTMVSLTLLRELGPVVTALLFAGRAGSALTAEIGLMKATEQLSSMEMMGVDPFKRVITPRLWAGIISMPILALLFSTVGIWGGAFVAVDMLGIDDGAYWGNMQASVEFYEDVVKGIIKSVAFGVVVTWIAVYQGYDSVPTSEGIGKATTQTVVISSLAVLGLDFVLTAVMLGGV; encoded by the coding sequence ATGCTGGGCAAATTACTGGAGCAACTACAGGCCGTTGGCCGCAGTGGTACCGCCGCCATCGAAGCCATTGGCCGTGGCACCTTATTGCTGAAAAATTCGCTGTTTTGGGGCGGGCCGGGCAGTGCCGGATTTTATGATCTGCTGAAGCAGATTTATTCGGTTGGCGTGCGCTCCCTCATTATTATTGTCGTCGCCGGTTTTTTCGTCGGCATGGTGCTGGGCCTGCAGGGCTACAACATTCTGATCGACTTCGGCTCGGAAGCGGCGCTCGGCACCATGGTGTCGCTGACGCTGCTGCGTGAACTGGGGCCGGTGGTAACCGCCTTGTTATTTGCCGGTCGCGCCGGTTCGGCATTAACCGCCGAAATCGGTCTGATGAAAGCCACCGAGCAGTTATCCTCCATGGAAATGATGGGTGTCGATCCGTTCAAGCGGGTAATAACACCGCGTCTGTGGGCCGGCATTATTTCCATGCCGATACTGGCGCTGTTGTTTTCTACGGTTGGTATCTGGGGCGGCGCCTTTGTGGCGGTGGATATGCTGGGCATCGACGATGGCGCCTACTGGGGCAACATGCAGGCGTCGGTCGAGTTTTATGAAGACGTGGTAAAGGGCATCATCAAGTCGGTGGCATTTGGTGTGGTGGTGACCTGGATCGCGGTGTATCAGGGTTATGATTCGGTGCCGACTTCGGAAGGTATCGGTAAAGCAACGACTCAGACGGTGGTGATTTCCTCACTGGCGGTGCTGGGACTGGATTTTGTACTGACAGCCGTCATGCTGGGAGGCGTTTAA
- the lptC gene encoding LPS export ABC transporter periplasmic protein LptC, with translation MRKRYLLLLLTLFFGLALLAVDRYTLEQAPALSELQNHEPDYYGEGLHNRQYNSDGELQQTFVAARSTHYPQTGSTLLSEPLLMSEDDDGQTWQVNANEGTLLDNEHSLRLIGDVKIRPLNPADAADDLLIETSTLTYHSRQQLAETDQPVTITSAQARINATGMTLDIARQRMEFKSQVDTRYVPQ, from the coding sequence ATGCGCAAGCGCTATCTGCTGCTGCTGCTGACCCTGTTTTTTGGTCTGGCCCTGCTGGCAGTGGATCGCTACACACTGGAGCAGGCTCCGGCCCTGAGTGAACTGCAGAATCACGAGCCGGATTACTACGGAGAAGGGCTGCATAACCGCCAGTACAACAGTGACGGTGAGTTGCAGCAAACCTTTGTCGCCGCCCGCTCCACCCATTATCCGCAAACCGGCAGCACACTGCTCAGCGAGCCGCTGCTGATGTCAGAAGACGACGATGGCCAGACCTGGCAGGTCAACGCCAACGAAGGTACGCTGCTCGATAACGAACATTCGCTGCGCCTGATTGGCGATGTAAAAATCCGGCCGCTCAATCCTGCTGATGCTGCTGACGACCTGCTGATCGAAACCAGCACGCTCACCTATCACAGCCGCCAGCAACTGGCCGAAACCGATCAGCCGGTAACCATTACCAGCGCACAGGCACGCATCAATGCAACCGGTATGACACTGGATATCGCGCGCCAGCGCATGGAATTCAAATCACAGGTGGATACCCGCTATGTTCCGCAATAA
- a CDS encoding STAS domain-containing protein yields MNVALTRIDDNRAELAGSLLATTVVSVLPAGEKLIRAAKGQWTLNMAAVSEVSSAGVALLLEWLRCATAAGVDLHIENLPEHMKPIISISDLDSLFEPLLA; encoded by the coding sequence ATGAACGTAGCGCTGACCCGTATTGATGATAACCGTGCCGAGCTGGCTGGCAGCCTGCTGGCAACCACTGTGGTCAGTGTTCTGCCCGCCGGGGAAAAGCTGATCCGTGCCGCAAAGGGGCAATGGACGCTGAACATGGCCGCAGTGAGTGAAGTATCCAGTGCCGGTGTTGCTTTATTGCTGGAGTGGCTGCGCTGCGCGACAGCGGCCGGTGTTGATCTGCATATTGAGAATCTGCCTGAACATATGAAGCCTATTATCAGCATCAGCGATCTGGACTCACTGTTTGAGCCCCTGCTGGCCTGA
- the rapZ gene encoding RNase adapter RapZ, with the protein MRLVVISGRSGSGKSSALHVLEDLGFYCIDNLPVALLPALARQTEIEEKLAKVAVSVDARNLPHAFDNIHEVLHQLPSAEYQLDVVYLDASEEVLLQRFSSTRRKHPLTSKSTSLAEAIDKERLLLEPIANLADLTLDTTNMSVHELRSLIKLRVADKTSNDIAILFESFGFKHGIPIDADYVFDVRNLPNPYWDPALRAFTGRDPEIRNFLAQEPQVSQMQQDISGFIQRWLPAFVDANRSYMTIAIGCTGGQHRSVYLAEQLKAEFCHHYSNVQVRHRELGSADIHQDQNG; encoded by the coding sequence ATGCGTTTAGTAGTGATCAGTGGCCGGTCCGGCTCGGGCAAGTCCAGTGCTCTCCACGTTCTGGAAGACCTTGGTTTCTACTGCATCGACAATCTGCCGGTCGCCCTGTTACCGGCTCTGGCCAGACAGACTGAAATTGAAGAAAAGCTGGCCAAAGTCGCGGTCAGCGTCGATGCCCGCAATCTGCCCCATGCCTTCGATAATATTCACGAAGTTCTGCATCAGTTACCCAGTGCAGAATACCAATTGGATGTGGTCTATCTCGACGCCAGCGAAGAAGTGCTGTTGCAGCGCTTCAGCTCTACCCGGCGTAAGCACCCACTGACCAGCAAAAGCACATCTCTGGCCGAAGCCATCGATAAAGAGCGCCTGCTGCTGGAACCCATCGCCAACCTTGCCGATCTGACACTGGATACCACCAACATGTCCGTGCATGAGCTGCGCAGCCTGATCAAACTGCGGGTGGCGGATAAAACCAGCAACGACATAGCCATCCTGTTCGAGTCATTCGGCTTCAAGCACGGCATCCCGATTGATGCCGATTATGTATTCGACGTGCGCAACCTGCCGAATCCATACTGGGACCCGGCACTGCGCGCTTTTACCGGACGCGACCCGGAAATCAGGAATTTCCTCGCTCAGGAACCGCAGGTCAGCCAGATGCAACAGGACATCAGTGGCTTTATTCAGCGCTGGCTGCCGGCCTTTGTCGATGCCAACCGCAGCTATATGACCATTGCCATCGGCTGCACCGGCGGGCAGCATCGCTCCGTTTACCTGGCAGAACAACTTAAGGCAGAATTCTGCCATCATTACAGCAATGTTCAGGTTCGCCACCGCGAGCTGGGCAGCGCCGATATTCATCAGGATCAGAACGGATGA